In the Magnolia sinica isolate HGM2019 chromosome 15, MsV1, whole genome shotgun sequence genome, one interval contains:
- the LOC131227374 gene encoding chloride channel protein CLC-f-like — translation MIGAALGAVFGAAAEIINSAIPGNAAVAQPQAYALVGMAATLASVCSVPLTSVLLLFELTKDSRILLPIMVIFSPELV, via the exons ATGATTGGTGCTGCTCTTGGTGCCGTGTTTGGGGCGGCTGCAGAAATCATCAATTCAGCCATCCCTGGAAATGCTGCTGTTGCCCAGCCACAGGCCTACGCTCTG GTCGGGATGGCTGCTACATTAGCTTCAGTTTGTTCAGTTCCCTTGACATCAGTGCTACTTCTGTTTGAGCTGACAAAGGATTCCAGAATTTTGCTTCCAATCATGGTAATTTTCAGCCCAGAACTTGTTTAG